In a genomic window of Octopus sinensis linkage group LG16, ASM634580v1, whole genome shotgun sequence:
- the LOC115220629 gene encoding ATP synthase subunit alpha, mitochondrial, whose translation MLAARVTATLARNLPRAATKVCTNALGAGAIAIRKFSATTPSRAAGAEVSSILEERILGQSAKADLEETGKVLSIGDGIARVYGLKNIQAEEMVEFSSGLKGMALNLEPDNVGVVVFGNDKLIKEGDIVKRTGAIVDVPVGPELLGRVVDALGNVIDGKGNLTSPKRARVGIKAPGIIPRISVREPMQTGIKAVDSLVPIGRGQRELIIGDRQTGKTAIAIDTIINQKRFNEGTDETKKLYCIYIAIGQKRSTVAQIVKRLTDADAMKYTIVVSATASDAAPLQYLAPYSGCAMGEYFRDNGSHALIIYDDLSKQAVAYRQMSLLLRRPPGREAYPGDVFYLHSRLLERAAKLNQDHGGGSLTALPVIETQAGDVSAYIPTNVISITDGQIFLETELFYKGIRPAINVGLSVSRVGSAAQTKAMKQVAGSMKLELAQYREVEAFAQFGSDLDQSTQNLLNRGVRLTELLKQGQYCPMAIEEQVATIYAGVRGYLDKLEPNKITIFEEQFSKHVQATQQELLKQIREDGQITPESDTKLKAVVTDFLSGFSP comes from the exons ATGTTAGCTGCACGGGTCACTGCCACTCTTGCCAGGAATCTTCCAAGGGCAGCCACTAAG GTCTGCACCAATGCCCTTGGAGCTGGCGCTATTGCGATCAGGAAATTCTCTGCCACCACACCCTCTAGGGCTGCTG GTGCTGAGGTCTCTTCAATCCTTGAAGAGAGAATCCTTGGTCAATCTGCTAAAGCAGACCTTGAAGAAACTGGCAAAGTCTTATCAATTGGTGATGGTATTGCCCGTGTCTATGGACTGAAGAATATCCAGGCTGAGGAGATGGTAGAGTTCTCCAGTGGCCTTAAG GGTATGGCTCTGAACTTGGAACCTGATAACGTTGGTGTTGTCGTCTTTGGTAACGACAAACTGATTAAAGAAGGTGACATTGTGAAAAGAACTGGAGCCATTGTCGATGTTCCTGTTGGACCAGAGCTTCTTGGTCGTGTTGTTGATGCTTTGGGTAACGTCATTGATGGAAAG GGCAATTTGACTTCTCCTAAGCGTGCTCGTGTCGGTATAAAAGCCCCAGGTATCATTCCTAGGATATCTGTACGCGAGCCCATGCAAACTGGCATCAAAGCTGTTGATAGCTTGGTCCCTATTGGCCGAGGTCAGCGAGAGTTGATCATTGGTGACAGGCAGACTGG CAAAACTGCCATTGCTATTGACACTATCATCAACCAGAAGCGTTTCAATGAGGGCACTGATGAGACCAAGAAACTTTACTGTATTTACATTGCTATTGGCCAGAAAAGATCCACTGTAGCTCAGATTGTCAAGCGACTTACAGATGCCG ATGCTATGAAATATACAATTGTTGTGAGTGCCACAGCCTCTGATGCTGCTCCTTTGCAGTATCTGGCTCCTTACTCTGGCTGTGCCATGGGAGAATATTTCAGAGACAACGGATCCCATGCTCTCATCATTTATGATGATCTTTCCAAACAG gcTGTTGCCTACCGTCAGATGTCTCTGTTGCTGCGTCGTCCCCCCGGACGTGAAGCTTATCCTGGTGATGTATTCTACCTTCACTCTAGATTGTTGGAAAGAGCTGCTAAACTTAACCAAGATCACGGTGGTGGCTCCCTCACTGCTCTGCCAGTCATTGAGACCCAGGCTGGTGATGTGTCTGCCTATATTCCAACTAATGTCATCTCTATTACCGATGGACAGATCTTCTTGGAAACTGAATTGTTCTACAAAGGTATCAGACCTGCTATCAATGTAGGTTTGTCTGTGAGTCGTGTCGGCTCTGCTGCTCAGACCAAAGCCATGAAACAG GTGGCTGGCTCTATGAAACTTGAATTGGCTCAGTATCGTGAAGTTGAAGCTTTCGCTCAGTTTGGATCTGATTTAGATCAGTCTACCCAAAACCTTTTGAACAGGGGTGTCAGGTTGACAGAGTTACTCAAACAAGGCCAATATT GTCCTATGGCTATTGAAGAACAGGTTGCAACCATTTATGCTGGTGTGAGAGGTTATTTGGACAAGTTGGAACCAAATAAGATTACTATTTTTGAGGAGCAGTTTTCTAAGCATGTGCAAGCTACCCAACAAGAGCTCTTGAAGCAGATCCGTGAAGATGGTCAAATCACACCTGAAAGTGATACCAAATTAAAAGCTGTTGTAACTGATTTCCTTTCAGGCTTCTCTCCTTAA